One Cellulomonas soli DNA window includes the following coding sequences:
- a CDS encoding AAA family ATPase — MHLRSLTLRAVGPFADEHTIDFDALATSGLFLLEGPTGSGKSTLIDAIVFALYGKVASAEASEDRLRSAYAPDDIESVVDLVFEVPAGVFRVRRTPQYQRAKKRGSGTTTAQATVKAWRLPTDVDPCAGPDVLDAVGTPLGNRLDEVGAEIQRLVGLDRQQFVQTIVLPQGEFARFLRANPEDRRGLLQKIFGTEVYERLQVRLAEMRREHDRAVEAGRAALDRSVAHLIGAARWEDVEADELRTAAAGVTAGSADVADAGLGIHTVVTARVAVLDEQAAQASDVAALAEQVVAAARTRLDEESARAAVLTRRHALRQDRAALDAAADEHRAAVARLARAHAARTVGPLLTGADTARTAVGAAHKAVRAAIDAAPADLASLVGDLPSDGGDLTAPRAALEHDRDLTVGTVATLRRAVDVEAGLDAERHRVRAARDAIEDTHALLALHDAWLAERPQARGALVDALAVARTAAARVGEHEAALAAAGATVQVVEDLDAARREHERADAARTRAVTLATAAVDHERTLRTARIAGLAGELASVLVDGDPCPVCGATEHLAKAVVGADHVQAADVDLAEQARAAAEAGLTAAAEAATRWAERLHVLLDQVAASPVGSVDGADRVDRARTHLVAAQGALDAARQAVDEVARLDVDLAAFDASTTVRQSERTATATALAAAEAALDAQVAALDEHEAEVVEARGPHPTVAARHGELVERVAAAQDLLDALADLVSAHDDDTRRGAELALALDAHGFPHAEAARDAHLDGPLLTTLERQVAEHVAAVAAVTAGLAEPDVAALPEDAEADVEGARAAEAVARQTAQQAAALARTATDRAAGARAAATAVLADADALGRAIAAGAPVARLATLAAGTGGDNARHLSLATYVLVRRFEDVVAAANDRLLTMSDGRYELVRSDEKEDVRARATGLAMRVVDHRTEQPRDPRTLSGGETFYVSLCLALGMADVVTAEAGGIDLGTLFVDEGFGSLDPHVLDQVLVELGRLRAGGRVVGLVSHVETLKQAIADRIEVRPTAAGPSTLRVLAS; from the coding sequence ATGCACCTGCGGTCCCTGACCCTGCGCGCCGTCGGGCCGTTCGCCGACGAGCACACGATCGACTTCGACGCGCTCGCCACGTCCGGGCTGTTCCTGCTCGAGGGGCCGACGGGCTCGGGCAAGTCGACCCTCATCGACGCGATCGTGTTCGCGCTGTACGGCAAGGTCGCCTCCGCCGAGGCCAGCGAGGACCGGCTGCGCTCGGCCTACGCGCCCGACGACATCGAGTCGGTCGTCGACCTGGTGTTCGAGGTGCCCGCCGGGGTGTTCCGGGTGCGGCGCACCCCGCAGTACCAGCGCGCCAAGAAGCGCGGCTCGGGCACGACGACCGCGCAGGCCACCGTGAAGGCCTGGCGCCTGCCCACCGACGTGGACCCGTGCGCCGGACCGGACGTCCTCGACGCTGTCGGCACCCCGCTGGGCAACCGGTTGGACGAGGTCGGCGCAGAGATCCAGCGGCTCGTCGGGCTGGACCGGCAGCAGTTCGTGCAGACCATCGTGCTGCCGCAGGGCGAGTTCGCCCGGTTCCTGCGTGCCAACCCGGAGGACCGCCGCGGGCTCCTGCAGAAGATCTTCGGCACCGAGGTCTACGAGCGGCTGCAGGTGCGGCTCGCCGAGATGCGCCGGGAGCACGACCGCGCGGTCGAGGCCGGGCGTGCCGCGCTCGACCGGTCGGTCGCGCACCTGATCGGCGCCGCCCGCTGGGAGGACGTCGAGGCCGACGAGCTGCGCACCGCCGCAGCAGGAGTCACGGCGGGGTCGGCCGACGTGGCCGACGCCGGGCTCGGCATCCACACGGTCGTGACGGCACGGGTCGCGGTGCTCGACGAGCAGGCCGCGCAGGCGTCCGACGTCGCCGCGCTCGCCGAGCAGGTCGTCGCAGCCGCCCGCACCCGCCTGGACGAGGAGAGCGCCCGTGCCGCCGTCCTGACCCGTCGGCACGCCTTGCGGCAGGACCGGGCCGCGCTGGACGCCGCCGCGGACGAGCACCGTGCGGCCGTCGCACGGCTGGCACGCGCGCACGCGGCGCGCACGGTCGGCCCGCTGCTCACCGGGGCCGACACCGCCCGGACCGCCGTGGGCGCCGCGCACAAGGCGGTCCGTGCCGCGATCGACGCCGCACCCGCCGACCTGGCCTCCCTGGTGGGCGACCTGCCGTCCGACGGTGGCGACCTGACCGCGCCGCGGGCGGCGCTCGAGCACGACAGAGACCTCACCGTCGGGACCGTGGCGACGCTGCGACGTGCGGTCGACGTGGAGGCCGGGCTCGACGCCGAGCGTCACCGGGTGCGCGCCGCCCGGGACGCCATCGAGGACACGCACGCCCTGCTGGCCCTGCACGACGCGTGGCTCGCCGAGCGCCCGCAGGCCCGTGGCGCGCTCGTCGACGCGCTCGCCGTGGCCCGCACCGCCGCCGCGCGGGTCGGGGAGCACGAGGCCGCCCTCGCCGCCGCAGGGGCGACCGTGCAGGTCGTCGAGGACCTGGACGCCGCGCGCCGCGAGCACGAACGTGCCGACGCCGCGCGGACCCGTGCCGTCACGCTCGCCACCGCGGCCGTCGATCACGAGCGGACGCTGCGCACGGCCCGGATCGCCGGGCTCGCCGGTGAGCTCGCGTCCGTGCTGGTCGACGGTGACCCGTGCCCGGTGTGCGGGGCGACCGAGCACCTGGCGAAGGCCGTCGTCGGTGCCGACCACGTGCAGGCCGCCGACGTGGACCTCGCCGAGCAGGCACGTGCCGCCGCCGAGGCCGGGCTGACCGCCGCAGCCGAGGCCGCGACCCGCTGGGCGGAGCGGCTGCACGTGCTGCTGGACCAGGTCGCCGCCTCACCTGTCGGGTCGGTCGACGGCGCGGACCGCGTCGATCGGGCCCGTACGCACCTCGTGGCCGCGCAGGGTGCGCTCGACGCCGCCCGGCAGGCGGTCGACGAGGTCGCCCGGCTCGACGTCGACCTCGCCGCGTTCGACGCGTCGACCACCGTCCGACAGTCCGAGCGCACGGCGACGGCCACCGCGCTCGCTGCCGCCGAGGCCGCCCTCGACGCGCAGGTCGCGGCGCTCGACGAGCACGAGGCGGAGGTCGTGGAGGCCCGCGGCCCGCACCCGACGGTCGCCGCCCGGCACGGTGAGCTGGTCGAGCGTGTCGCAGCCGCGCAGGACCTGCTCGACGCGCTCGCGGACCTGGTCTCCGCCCACGACGACGACACCCGGCGCGGCGCCGAGCTGGCACTCGCGCTCGACGCCCACGGGTTCCCGCACGCCGAGGCGGCGCGGGACGCACACCTCGACGGCCCGCTGCTGACGACGCTCGAACGGCAGGTCGCCGAGCACGTCGCGGCCGTGGCCGCGGTGACCGCAGGGCTGGCCGAGCCGGACGTCGCAGCGCTACCGGAGGACGCCGAGGCCGACGTCGAGGGCGCCCGCGCGGCAGAGGCGGTCGCCCGGCAGACGGCGCAGCAGGCGGCGGCGCTCGCACGGACGGCCACCGACCGGGCTGCGGGGGCCCGCGCGGCGGCCACGGCCGTGCTCGCGGACGCCGATGCGCTCGGTCGCGCGATCGCCGCAGGGGCACCCGTCGCGCGCCTGGCCACGTTGGCCGCCGGCACCGGGGGCGACAACGCCCGCCACCTGTCTCTCGCGACGTACGTGCTGGTCAGGCGGTTCGAGGACGTCGTCGCGGCAGCCAATGACCGGCTGCTCACGATGTCGGACGGTCGCTACGAGCTGGTCCGCTCAGACGAGAAGGAGGACGTGCGGGCCCGGGCGACCGGACTGGCGATGCGGGTCGTCGACCATCGCACCGAGCAGCCTCGCGATCCCCGCACGCTGTCCGGCGGCGAGACGTTCTACGTGTCGTTGTGCCTCGCGCTCGGCATGGCCGACGTGGTGACCGCGGAGGCCGGCGGGATCGACCTGGGCACCTTGTTCGTCGACGAGGGGTTCGGCTCGCTCGACCCGCACGTGCTCGACCAGGTGCTCGTCGAGCTGGGCCGGCTGCGGGCGGGCGGGCGGGTCGTCGGGCTGGTCTCGCACGTGGAGACCCTCAAGCAGGCGATCGCGGACCGCATCGAGGTGCGCCCGACCGCGGCAGGCCCGAGCACGCTGCGGGTCCTCGCGTCCTGA
- a CDS encoding exonuclease SbcCD subunit D, whose protein sequence is MRLIHTSDWHLGRTLHGVDLLDHQATFLDHLVELVRAERVDAVVVAGDVYDRAIPPVEAVTLLSEVLARLSETTTVVVTSGNHDSATRLGFGSSLMRERVRLRTRVAGLAEPVVLPGSDRADGDVLVYGVPYLDPDFARVELADPDAPPLRRSHEAVVAAAVRRIRADAAVRSGSGGVRPRTVVAAHAFVVGGAASESERDIRVGGVDQVPAGVFEGIDYVALGHLHGPQRVGGPDGTVLRYSGSPLAYSFSEQHHAKSTVLVDLSGAEVRTQTVAAPVPRRLADLSGPLDALLGAAGEAHTDDWLRVTVTDAHRPADLFRRVRDRFPHALVVQHRPAGGAEEPSRAAAVTAAQDPLDVAADFVAHVTGAAATPDELAVLRRAYESVAAAERSA, encoded by the coding sequence ATGCGGCTGATCCACACGTCCGACTGGCACCTGGGCCGGACGCTGCACGGGGTCGACCTGCTGGACCACCAGGCGACGTTCCTGGACCACCTCGTCGAGCTGGTGCGGGCCGAGCGGGTCGACGCGGTCGTGGTCGCCGGTGACGTGTACGACCGGGCGATCCCGCCCGTCGAGGCCGTGACCCTGCTGTCCGAGGTGCTGGCACGGCTGTCGGAGACGACGACCGTCGTCGTGACCTCGGGCAACCACGACTCGGCGACCCGGCTGGGCTTCGGCTCGTCGCTCATGCGCGAGCGGGTGCGGCTGCGGACCCGGGTGGCCGGGCTGGCCGAGCCGGTCGTGCTGCCCGGTTCCGACAGGGCCGACGGTGACGTCCTGGTGTACGGCGTGCCGTACCTGGACCCGGACTTCGCCCGTGTCGAGCTGGCCGACCCCGACGCCCCGCCGTTGCGTCGCTCGCACGAGGCCGTGGTCGCTGCGGCCGTGCGCCGCATCCGTGCCGACGCGGCCGTGCGGAGCGGGTCCGGCGGCGTCCGGCCGCGCACCGTGGTCGCCGCGCATGCGTTCGTCGTCGGCGGCGCCGCGAGCGAGTCCGAGCGGGACATCCGGGTCGGCGGGGTCGACCAGGTGCCCGCGGGGGTGTTCGAGGGGATCGACTACGTGGCGCTCGGCCACCTGCACGGGCCGCAGCGGGTCGGCGGGCCGGACGGCACCGTGCTGCGGTACAGCGGCTCGCCGCTCGCGTACTCGTTCTCCGAGCAGCACCACGCGAAGTCGACGGTGCTGGTCGACCTGTCCGGCGCCGAGGTCCGCACGCAGACGGTCGCCGCACCCGTGCCCCGCCGGCTGGCCGACCTGAGCGGCCCGTTGGACGCGCTGCTGGGTGCCGCGGGCGAGGCGCACACCGACGACTGGCTGCGGGTCACGGTCACCGACGCCCACCGGCCCGCGGACCTGTTCCGCCGGGTGCGTGACCGGTTCCCGCACGCGCTCGTCGTGCAGCACCGGCCCGCCGGGGGAGCGGAGGAGCCGTCACGGGCGGCCGCCGTCACGGCCGCTCAGGACCCGCTCGACGTGGCGGCGGACTTCGTCGCGCACGTCACCGGGGCCGCGGCGACCCCCGACGAGCTCGCGGTGCTGCGCCGCGCGTACGAGTCCGTGGCCGCCGCGGAGCGGAGCGCCTGA
- a CDS encoding aminoacyl-tRNA deacylase, producing the protein MGEQTTGHEVTEGERRAVAALEASEIPFEVTRHGPVRSLAEAAAARGVDPSAIVKSLVVRRGDDDFLFVLVPGGRTIAWPKLRALLGVARLSMPDAGTAREVTGYERGTITPFGSLRAWPVVVDAHVPGGTVSIGAGAHGVAATVHGDDLVRALDATLADVTEPEGDA; encoded by the coding sequence ATGGGCGAGCAGACGACCGGTCACGAGGTGACCGAAGGCGAACGGCGTGCCGTCGCCGCGCTCGAGGCGTCCGAGATCCCGTTCGAGGTGACCCGCCACGGTCCGGTCCGTTCGTTGGCGGAGGCGGCTGCGGCCCGCGGGGTGGACCCGAGCGCGATCGTGAAGTCGCTCGTGGTGCGCCGCGGCGACGACGACTTCCTGTTCGTCCTGGTGCCCGGCGGCCGCACGATCGCGTGGCCCAAGCTGCGCGCGCTGCTCGGGGTGGCACGGCTGTCCATGCCCGACGCCGGGACCGCGCGTGAGGTCACGGGCTACGAGCGCGGGACGATCACACCGTTCGGCTCGCTGCGCGCGTGGCCGGTCGTGGTCGACGCGCACGTGCCCGGCGGAACGGTGTCGATCGGTGCCGGTGCGCACGGCGTCGCGGCCACGGTGCACGGCGACGACCTGGTGCGGGCGCTCGACGCGACGCTGGCCGACGTCACCGAGCCGGAGGGCGACGCGTGA